One window of the Candidatus Jettenia sp. genome contains the following:
- a CDS encoding HEAT repeat domain-containing protein, which produces MITFYHRIKKAAFVGILTALVFLLVSPGNPHQILRAETPAGEEAFGIRFSDGRLSAKLKNSPLKEVLKEIMSQSKSKIWINDLSDEAVTIEFQDMPIREGIHKILKDKNYAFIYAPREIQEGKLCIIGASKSNEFFMDEIEEPQERHQQFTERDDREMVSFDSLAKDALENEDAEKREEAIIALGESKDKKAVEVISKVLTNDANEDVRLSAIDALLTVGDSSIVQPLSLALKDQKPSVRESAIEALGAVGDASAIESIKNALNDQDDAVRELAKETLAEIIGENP; this is translated from the coding sequence ATGATTACTTTTTACCACAGAATAAAAAAGGCTGCCTTTGTTGGTATTCTTACGGCGCTCGTGTTTTTGCTTGTTTCTCCTGGTAATCCGCATCAGATCCTCCGGGCAGAAACACCGGCAGGCGAAGAAGCTTTTGGTATCAGGTTCAGCGATGGACGATTATCGGCAAAGCTAAAAAATTCTCCATTAAAAGAGGTACTAAAAGAGATTATGTCACAAAGCAAATCCAAGATATGGATTAACGACCTGAGCGACGAAGCCGTTACGATAGAATTTCAAGATATGCCTATTCGTGAAGGAATTCATAAGATCCTAAAAGATAAAAATTATGCATTTATTTACGCGCCTCGTGAAATACAAGAAGGAAAACTTTGTATCATTGGTGCCAGCAAATCCAACGAATTCTTCATGGATGAAATAGAAGAACCTCAGGAAAGACATCAACAGTTTACGGAGAGAGATGATAGAGAGATGGTTTCTTTCGATTCTCTTGCGAAGGATGCCTTGGAGAATGAAGATGCCGAAAAGAGAGAAGAGGCAATTATCGCTTTAGGGGAAAGCAAGGATAAAAAGGCTGTAGAAGTTATATCAAAGGTGTTGACGAACGATGCAAATGAAGACGTTCGCTTAAGTGCTATTGACGCCTTGTTGACAGTCGGTGATAGCAGTATTGTCCAGCCTCTTTCACTTGCCTTGAAAGACCAGAAGCCTTCAGTACGCGAGAGTGCAATAGAGGCCTTAGGAGCTGTAGGCGATGCATCTGCTATTGAGTCAATTAAAAATGCACTGAACGATCAGGATGATGCCGTTCGGGAGCTGGCAAAGGAAACACTTGCAGAAATTATCGGGGAAAATCCGTAA
- a CDS encoding flavodoxin family protein, with protein MKKVIGIFGSPRAHGNSDILLNHAIQGAASSGADTEKIIIRDLHIAPCNSCNGCFEKGNCVINDDMEKIYSQLVAADGIIVASPIYFMGLSAQLKTLIDRCQAFWARKYILHSPIRESGRIARGFLIATAARNGGEDLFTGAVKTIRSFFHVLDTRYTGELLCSGLEEKGAVNKRKELLQQAFDEGKRLLDV; from the coding sequence ATGAAAAAAGTAATTGGTATTTTTGGTAGCCCGCGTGCTCATGGGAATTCTGATATATTACTCAATCACGCCATACAAGGAGCTGCATCAAGTGGTGCAGATACAGAAAAGATCATTATCCGTGATTTACATATCGCCCCTTGTAATTCCTGCAACGGGTGTTTTGAAAAAGGTAACTGCGTTATAAACGATGATATGGAAAAGATTTATTCTCAATTGGTAGCAGCAGATGGTATTATAGTAGCATCTCCCATCTATTTTATGGGTCTAAGCGCTCAATTAAAAACTCTTATTGACCGATGTCAGGCTTTTTGGGCCAGGAAATATATTTTACATTCACCAATCAGGGAAAGTGGAAGGATTGCCCGGGGCTTTCTCATCGCAACGGCAGCACGCAATGGAGGGGAGGACTTATTTACAGGTGCGGTAAAAACAATACGATCTTTCTTTCATGTATTAGATACACGATATACGGGTGAACTGTTGTGTTCCGGCTTAGAGGAAAAAGGCGCTGTAAATAAAAGAAAGGAATTATTGCAACAGGCATTTGATGAAGGTAAACGATTGCTTGATGTATAG
- a CDS encoding gamma-glutamyl-gamma-aminobutyrate hydrolase family protein translates to MKPVIGINCDYEEEGRLPYSFLYRDYSEAIIGAGGIPFLLPVIKDKRDVESFLGRIDGLLLTGGNDVPPERYGEKRHTKTVCVHSDKDASDFVLLQTAIEMKKPILAICYGVQLVNVILGGSLIQDIPSEYKSSIIHKDPHNKSYTHSVMVEKGSLLYSIIGSGSIETNSIHHQAIKRLGKGLKDAAHAVDSIVEAVEWTDDYPFLLGVQWHPERMIDNPYHASLFQALIHAS, encoded by the coding sequence ATGAAGCCAGTTATTGGTATAAATTGCGATTACGAAGAGGAAGGCAGGTTACCCTATTCTTTTTTGTATAGAGATTACAGTGAAGCCATCATTGGGGCTGGCGGTATCCCTTTCCTACTACCCGTCATTAAGGATAAACGCGATGTAGAGTCCTTTCTGGGAAGGATTGATGGTCTGCTTCTCACCGGTGGAAACGACGTTCCGCCCGAACGCTACGGAGAAAAAAGGCATACAAAAACTGTATGTGTCCATTCCGATAAAGATGCTTCCGATTTTGTTCTGTTACAAACAGCTATTGAAATGAAAAAGCCCATTCTGGCTATATGCTATGGTGTTCAACTGGTAAATGTTATCTTAGGTGGCTCTCTTATACAGGATATACCTTCAGAATATAAATCCTCAATCATTCATAAGGACCCGCACAACAAAAGTTATACTCACTCTGTAATGGTAGAGAAGGGTTCTCTCCTTTACAGCATTATCGGATCAGGCTCTATTGAGACTAACAGCATACACCATCAGGCTATTAAAAGATTGGGTAAGGGTTTAAAAGATGCAGCCCATGCTGTTGATAGTATTGTAGAAGCTGTTGAATGGACAGATGATTATCCATTCCTTTTGGGGGTTCAATGGCATCCTGAACGTATGATAGACAATCCATATCATGCATCCTTATTTCAAGCCCTTATTCATGCCTCGTAG
- the hslV gene encoding ATP-dependent protease subunit HslV produces MKPTIVSTTILAVRKNGHVAIGGDGQVTMNAAVVKKDAKKIRKLYHDKVIVGFAGSSADAFALMERFDAKLEQYQGNVLRSAHELAKEWRTDKILRRLESLLVVVDKNYSFLISGGGDVIEPDDGIIGIGSGGSYAIAAARALIKHSSLTAKEVVEESLNIAADICIYTNKNIKVEEIK; encoded by the coding sequence ATGAAACCTACCATTGTATCTACAACAATTTTAGCAGTTCGAAAGAATGGACATGTTGCTATTGGCGGCGATGGTCAGGTTACCATGAATGCTGCGGTAGTTAAAAAAGACGCGAAAAAGATTCGCAAGCTCTATCATGATAAGGTCATTGTTGGGTTTGCCGGTTCATCAGCAGATGCTTTTGCCCTTATGGAAAGGTTCGATGCCAAGCTTGAACAGTACCAGGGGAATGTCCTGCGCAGCGCTCATGAACTGGCGAAAGAGTGGAGAACGGATAAAATTTTGAGACGATTGGAGTCTCTGCTTGTTGTCGTAGATAAAAATTACTCCTTTTTAATATCTGGCGGTGGTGATGTAATCGAGCCAGATGATGGTATCATTGGTATCGGTTCTGGTGGCTCATACGCAATTGCAGCAGCCAGGGCACTGATAAAACACTCATCGTTAACAGCAAAAGAGGTTGTGGAAGAATCCCTCAACATTGCAGCAGACATTTGTATATATACCAATAAAAATATCAAGGTAGAGGAGATCAAGTAG
- a CDS encoding FAD-dependent oxidoreductase, producing MNTTGKKSDKKIDEEAPCIVACPIRQDARDYIQLIARGRFQEAYQLVRSRNPLPSACGRICTHPCETKCRRNSTETPIAIAWLKRFLGDNFSEEISKIPIEKYPERIAIIGAGPAGLAVANDLALLGYSCTIFESNSTPGGMLRMGVPTYRLPRTAIDKDVEFIKKLGVEIKYNTTFGTDITFDSLKKEGFSAIFIGVGLLESRTLNIEGVQLDGVIRGVSFLHEVNTTGRANIGKNVLVIGGGAVAMDCARTALRLKPDKVSVACLESRKEMPTTDFEIEEAVHEGVILHNSVGPKRILGKDGRATGLEILKVKYVFDEQKRFNPAFYDGSESVIDADTIILAIGQASNLSFLKGQERIQVTRGGTLVVNPTTFSTALHGVYAGGDIVLGRGTMTEGMAQGKKAALAIHNALRNTTLKDEKWNDKTAVSDIAPSRIALIKKEQKQEMPTMSSEKRLDNFDEVELGFSINAAVKEAQRCMNCGAGAFVDDNLCVGCLTCVRICPFEVPEIKKGDTTAYINGDCQSCGLCVVECPARAISFKTPLEDQGKDTLQAVSQDTFIQGVKPLIINFYCQYGAYNEDKIDTINNLLFFHVRRVGVLGLGKVDPSLYLKAFELGAHGVLVTACKGDTCHFCKEQEWIERRTKFTAQLLSGLGMDARRFRTHFISSQNGKEILEIAFNMIEELRNI from the coding sequence ATGAATACAACAGGTAAAAAATCTGATAAAAAAATAGACGAAGAAGCTCCCTGTATTGTGGCCTGCCCAATCCGTCAGGATGCGAGGGATTATATACAACTTATTGCCAGAGGGCGTTTTCAAGAAGCATACCAGCTCGTAAGATCAAGAAACCCCTTGCCTTCGGCATGTGGCCGTATTTGTACTCATCCCTGCGAAACAAAATGCCGGCGGAATAGCACCGAGACCCCGATTGCCATTGCATGGCTTAAACGTTTTCTTGGTGATAACTTTTCTGAAGAAATCAGCAAAATACCTATTGAAAAATATCCTGAAAGAATCGCTATCATTGGCGCAGGGCCAGCCGGGCTTGCAGTAGCTAATGATTTAGCCCTTTTAGGCTATTCATGTACAATCTTTGAATCCAATTCCACTCCAGGTGGTATGCTCCGTATGGGTGTACCAACCTATCGTCTTCCCAGAACGGCTATTGATAAGGATGTCGAATTTATTAAAAAATTAGGGGTTGAAATCAAATATAATACAACTTTTGGTACGGATATTACCTTCGACAGCTTAAAAAAAGAAGGTTTTTCGGCAATTTTTATCGGCGTGGGACTGCTGGAAAGCCGTACCTTAAATATTGAAGGTGTACAACTTGATGGTGTCATCAGGGGTGTATCGTTTTTACATGAGGTAAATACCACGGGAAGGGCAAATATCGGAAAGAACGTGCTGGTGATCGGCGGAGGCGCTGTTGCTATGGATTGCGCACGAACGGCATTGCGCCTGAAACCAGATAAGGTATCCGTTGCCTGCCTTGAATCCCGTAAGGAAATGCCAACAACTGATTTTGAAATCGAAGAAGCTGTTCATGAAGGGGTGATACTGCACAACTCTGTAGGTCCAAAACGTATCCTCGGCAAAGACGGAAGGGCAACAGGATTGGAAATCCTTAAAGTAAAATATGTCTTTGATGAGCAAAAACGTTTCAATCCTGCATTCTACGATGGTTCGGAATCTGTTATTGACGCGGATACCATTATCCTCGCAATAGGGCAAGCATCAAACCTTTCTTTCTTAAAGGGCCAGGAAAGGATTCAAGTGACAAGAGGTGGCACCCTCGTAGTCAATCCAACCACATTCAGCACCGCTCTGCATGGTGTTTATGCAGGGGGTGATATTGTTTTGGGCCGGGGAACCATGACCGAAGGTATGGCACAAGGTAAGAAAGCGGCACTTGCCATTCACAATGCCCTGAGAAATACAACCCTAAAAGATGAAAAGTGGAATGATAAGACCGCAGTATCTGATATTGCCCCGTCCAGGATTGCTCTTATTAAGAAAGAGCAAAAACAGGAAATGCCCACCATGTCCTCAGAGAAAAGGTTGGATAATTTTGATGAGGTAGAATTGGGATTTTCAATCAATGCAGCCGTAAAGGAGGCGCAGCGGTGTATGAATTGCGGCGCAGGTGCCTTCGTGGATGACAACCTCTGCGTAGGATGCCTTACCTGCGTGAGGATATGCCCTTTTGAAGTGCCTGAAATTAAAAAGGGAGATACCACAGCTTATATTAATGGAGATTGCCAATCCTGTGGTCTCTGTGTTGTGGAATGTCCTGCCAGAGCCATCAGCTTTAAAACACCTTTGGAAGATCAGGGAAAAGATACCCTTCAGGCTGTATCTCAAGATACATTCATTCAGGGTGTAAAACCTCTTATTATCAACTTTTATTGCCAATACGGTGCATATAATGAAGATAAAATCGATACCATAAATAATTTACTCTTCTTTCATGTCAGAAGAGTAGGCGTACTGGGGCTTGGCAAGGTGGATCCTTCACTCTACCTGAAGGCATTTGAATTAGGTGCTCATGGGGTATTAGTAACGGCATGCAAGGGCGATACCTGTCATTTTTGTAAAGAGCAGGAGTGGATTGAAAGACGGACAAAATTTACTGCTCAGCTTCTTTCTGGATTAGGAATGGATGCCCGTCGATTTAGGACTCATTTCATTTCTTCGCAGAACGGTAAAGAAATCCTTGAGATAGCCTTTAACATGATTGAAGAATTAAGAAATATATAA
- a CDS encoding CBS domain-containing protein: protein MIKKTAKDIMNKIVTAAKKKTIGRDLAIKLLSGMYSGLPVVDDNGKVIGVVSEFDLLKVIKNGKALEQVTAEEIMSKNPICVSENTPVDEIIDLMTKHNIIRIPIIRNDVLVGVVSRCDILSSIVEPEFVTVFAD, encoded by the coding sequence ATGATAAAGAAGACAGCCAAAGATATTATGAATAAAATTGTTACTGCAGCAAAAAAGAAAACGATTGGCAGGGATCTGGCTATAAAATTATTATCGGGTATGTATAGTGGTTTACCTGTTGTAGACGATAATGGAAAGGTCATTGGGGTAGTCAGTGAATTTGATCTTTTAAAGGTTATAAAAAATGGGAAGGCATTGGAACAAGTAACGGCAGAAGAAATCATGTCAAAAAACCCTATATGCGTTTCTGAAAATACCCCCGTCGATGAGATTATAGACCTCATGACAAAACATAATATTATTCGTATCCCTATTATAAGAAACGATGTCCTGGTGGGCGTCGTATCAAGATGTGATATTCTCAGTAGTATTGTGGAACCTGAATTTGTTACGGTTTTTGCCGATTAA
- a CDS encoding heavy metal translocating P-type ATPase, giving the protein MAEQTIKFDITGMHCANCAMTIERKLKDVKGIKSIRVNFSNNTGMVTYDTDIINKAHIFKQTKDIGYPAKERFQLDQTSARYIQIGWLILSVVASITIMILMYVPFPGLTHTHISYIMMIIATVTILGPGMDFFISAYKSIKNLSANMDVLVSIGILSAYLYSVLALYGIFGMTGHSFFETAVMLIAFIRIGKYMEERVRGRAGQALQKLLRLQAGRARLLSPEGKELEVDASAIQKDDVVAVRPGEIIPVDGEVTQGISSVDESMVTGESMPVVKQKGDTVVGATINKTGVLIVRTTRVGEETVLSQIINMVEDAQMDKPPIQRFVDKVTNIFVPVVVGLSLVTFMCWYFLFYNFIGEHYFLWALKTAIAVLVIACPCAMGLATPTAIMVSSGIGLNRSILIKRASALEKIAQLNIIILDKTGTITEGHFEVTNLIASKAAHETELLSIAAAGCAFSNHPLSQSVIEEAKKRELVWDTVQDFQEEPGAGITGKYNGKDVFIGNKGLMTSHQIRTDEVDDKAKELEAHGKSLIYVAYDQALLGIVGLMDTIKQNVHDAVRLLKHMNIQTVMITGDSEQVAKAVASEVGIEEYRARILPSEKMEIVKGFQKDGMQVGMVGDGINDAPALAQADVGIAIGAGTDVAKETGDIVLVRNDVMDIVRAIQLGRQTLTKIKQNLFWAFFYNIIGIPIAAGVLYPFFGISLKPEYAGLAMAFSSVSVVTNSLLLKRISLT; this is encoded by the coding sequence ATGGCTGAACAGACTATAAAATTTGATATTACCGGCATGCACTGCGCCAATTGTGCTATGACCATTGAGCGAAAGCTGAAAGATGTTAAAGGGATTAAGTCGATAAGGGTTAATTTTTCCAACAATACAGGGATGGTAACCTATGATACTGATATCATAAACAAGGCTCACATTTTTAAACAAACGAAAGATATCGGTTACCCTGCAAAAGAACGGTTCCAGCTGGATCAAACTTCAGCACGATATATTCAAATAGGATGGCTTATCTTGAGTGTTGTAGCTTCCATTACCATTATGATCCTGATGTATGTACCTTTCCCCGGTTTAACACATACGCACATATCCTATATCATGATGATCATTGCTACCGTAACGATACTTGGACCAGGAATGGATTTTTTCATAAGCGCATATAAGTCTATCAAAAATCTTTCCGCCAATATGGATGTACTGGTCTCCATAGGCATATTATCCGCTTACCTCTATAGTGTTTTAGCCCTGTACGGCATCTTTGGTATGACAGGCCACTCGTTTTTTGAAACAGCAGTCATGCTGATCGCCTTTATTCGTATCGGAAAGTACATGGAGGAACGGGTAAGGGGAAGGGCAGGACAGGCGCTGCAAAAACTCCTGAGACTACAAGCGGGCAGGGCGCGATTGCTGTCACCGGAAGGGAAAGAGCTAGAGGTGGATGCATCTGCCATTCAGAAGGACGATGTGGTAGCAGTCAGACCCGGAGAGATTATTCCGGTAGATGGCGAGGTTACGCAGGGCATCTCATCTGTGGACGAATCGATGGTAACAGGCGAATCAATGCCTGTTGTAAAACAAAAAGGCGATACGGTAGTGGGAGCAACAATTAATAAGACAGGGGTCCTCATCGTGAGGACTACGAGGGTAGGTGAAGAAACCGTCCTGTCACAGATTATCAACATGGTTGAAGATGCCCAGATGGATAAACCACCCATCCAGCGATTTGTAGACAAGGTAACAAACATATTTGTACCGGTGGTAGTAGGACTTTCTCTCGTAACATTTATGTGCTGGTACTTTCTTTTCTATAATTTTATTGGAGAACACTATTTTCTCTGGGCATTAAAGACAGCAATTGCCGTATTGGTAATCGCATGCCCTTGTGCAATGGGACTGGCCACTCCAACGGCTATTATGGTAAGCAGTGGCATAGGTCTCAACCGCTCTATCCTTATAAAACGTGCCAGCGCACTTGAAAAGATTGCACAGCTCAATATCATAATCTTAGACAAGACAGGAACAATTACTGAGGGGCATTTTGAAGTAACAAACCTTATCGCATCAAAAGCCGCTCATGAAACCGAACTCCTTTCCATCGCAGCAGCCGGATGTGCCTTTTCCAACCATCCCCTTTCCCAATCGGTTATAGAAGAGGCAAAGAAAAGGGAGCTTGTATGGGATACCGTGCAGGATTTTCAGGAAGAGCCAGGAGCCGGCATTACCGGTAAATATAACGGGAAGGATGTATTCATTGGAAATAAAGGCCTTATGACCTCACATCAAATAAGAACTGATGAAGTAGATGATAAGGCGAAAGAATTAGAGGCTCATGGGAAGTCGCTCATCTATGTGGCTTATGATCAGGCGCTTTTGGGTATTGTGGGTCTTATGGATACGATAAAGCAGAATGTACACGATGCGGTGAGATTATTAAAGCACATGAACATACAGACCGTCATGATAACCGGCGATAGCGAACAAGTGGCAAAAGCAGTGGCGTCAGAGGTTGGTATTGAGGAATACCGGGCCAGGATATTACCATCAGAAAAGATGGAGATTGTGAAGGGCTTTCAAAAGGATGGCATGCAGGTTGGAATGGTCGGAGACGGCATTAATGACGCCCCTGCGCTGGCACAGGCCGATGTAGGAATTGCCATAGGAGCGGGGACGGATGTCGCAAAGGAAACCGGTGATATCGTCCTGGTAAGAAACGACGTGATGGATATCGTAAGGGCTATCCAGTTAGGGCGGCAGACACTAACCAAAATAAAGCAAAATCTTTTCTGGGCATTCTTTTACAACATCATCGGAATCCCCATCGCCGCCGGAGTCCTGTATCCATTCTTCGGCATAAGCCTGAAGCCTGAGTATGCAGGGCTAGCAATGGCATTTTCATCGGTATCGGTAGTAACAAATTCCTTATTATTAAAACGCATTTCCCTTACATAA
- a CDS encoding SDR family oxidoreductase, with the protein MRTVITGGAGFIGSHLCDYLIEKGHEVICIDNLLTGKAENIVHLIGNSQFRFIRHNVSDYMYVNGHVDNVLHFASPASPLDYLEFPIQTLKVGSLGTLNSLGLAKAKKARFLLASTSEVYGDPQVHPQREDYWGHVNPIGPRGVYDEAKRFAEAMTMAYHRYHQVDTRIVRIFNTYGPRMRMKDGRALPNFMHQALKGEHITVFGNGSQTRSFCYVSDLVDGIYRLLVSHEHDPVNIGNPEEITVLQLAKEILAITESKSKVVFQPLPVDDPRIRQPDISKAKRVLCWEPKVSRNDGLHKTLTYFKDALQRLNDNPGDKENKENCVSIH; encoded by the coding sequence ATGCGAACAGTAATTACTGGGGGGGCGGGATTTATTGGTTCACATTTGTGTGATTATTTAATAGAAAAAGGCCATGAGGTTATATGTATCGACAATTTGCTGACAGGTAAGGCGGAAAATATTGTTCATCTCATAGGAAATAGCCAATTTCGCTTTATAAGACATAACGTAAGTGATTATATGTATGTGAATGGGCACGTAGACAATGTGCTGCATTTTGCATCGCCGGCAAGCCCTTTAGATTATCTGGAATTTCCGATACAGACTTTGAAGGTTGGCTCTTTGGGTACCTTAAACAGTCTTGGATTGGCTAAAGCGAAGAAGGCAAGATTTCTTCTGGCATCTACCTCTGAAGTTTATGGAGATCCGCAAGTTCATCCTCAGCGGGAAGATTATTGGGGGCATGTAAATCCCATAGGACCCAGGGGGGTCTATGATGAGGCAAAACGATTTGCGGAAGCAATGACTATGGCGTATCATCGTTATCATCAGGTGGATACCAGGATAGTAAGAATATTTAACACGTATGGGCCCAGGATGCGCATGAAAGATGGCCGCGCATTGCCTAATTTTATGCATCAGGCGCTCAAAGGTGAACATATCACGGTATTTGGGAATGGCTCTCAGACGAGAAGCTTTTGCTATGTTTCTGACCTTGTAGACGGCATCTATCGATTACTTGTCTCTCATGAGCATGATCCCGTGAATATCGGGAACCCTGAAGAAATAACGGTTCTTCAACTGGCAAAAGAGATACTTGCCATTACGGAAAGCAAAAGCAAGGTTGTATTTCAACCGCTTCCTGTTGATGATCCCAGAATTCGGCAGCCCGATATTTCCAAGGCAAAGAGGGTTTTATGCTGGGAACCTAAAGTTTCACGTAATGATGGACTTCATAAAACACTTACTTATTTTAAAGATGCATTACAAAGATTGAATGATAATCCCGGCGACAAAGAAAACAAAGAGAATTGCGTGTCTATTCACTGA
- a CDS encoding phosphomannomutase/phosphoglucomutase, which yields MRREHMIENIRGNQHRCPGESYTISDSVCKGRQRVSYPKCNVCLNKVEPASQSQSDVEPKLSMGIFKSYDIRGKYPAEIDDLTARKIGFSIAQFFRQENSNVKNIVVGRDMRSSSKSLANALVEGICTAGLNVINVGVVSTEMTYFAVGYYKYDGSVMVTASHNPAEYNGFKICREQAIPVSFETGIDRIAKLTKQYHPPRGEQLGKVILGDIFQDYKKHVLRFAKNLRHLRIVVDAGNGMAGKIIPLVCEGLPIEIIPLYFDLDGNFPNHDPNPLKPENLLDLQNKVRETRASLGVSFDGDADRCVFVDEMGRAIGCDIITALIAKQMLEKEKGSAILYDLRSSWIVPEEIKAAGGVPYRERVGHAYMRATLREKKAIFGGELSGHYYFKDNYYSDSGMIAFFMVLEILSAKRVPFSNIIAPLKRYYSTGEINFEVDDKDAKIKEIEKEFSNGKIDYLDGITVQYDTWWFNVRKSNTEPFLRLNVEGKTKEIMEKGKRLLMNIIGGK from the coding sequence ATGAGAAGAGAACACATGATAGAAAATATCCGGGGGAATCAACATCGCTGCCCGGGTGAATCATATACGATTAGTGACTCTGTATGCAAAGGAAGGCAAAGGGTAAGTTACCCCAAATGCAATGTATGCTTAAATAAAGTTGAGCCTGCAAGTCAAAGCCAATCTGATGTTGAGCCTAAACTGTCCATGGGTATTTTTAAAAGCTATGATATTCGGGGAAAATATCCTGCTGAAATCGATGACCTGACGGCACGAAAAATTGGGTTTTCGATAGCACAATTCTTTCGGCAGGAAAATTCGAATGTTAAAAATATTGTTGTGGGCAGGGATATGAGGTCTTCTTCTAAATCACTTGCCAATGCCCTGGTTGAGGGTATATGTACCGCTGGATTAAATGTCATTAACGTAGGGGTCGTGTCAACAGAGATGACCTATTTTGCTGTAGGGTATTACAAATACGATGGAAGCGTGATGGTCACTGCTTCTCATAATCCTGCGGAGTATAATGGATTTAAAATATGCCGGGAACAGGCTATTCCTGTTAGTTTTGAGACGGGAATAGATCGCATTGCAAAACTGACAAAACAGTATCATCCGCCCCGCGGAGAACAGCTAGGCAAGGTTATCCTGGGTGATATTTTTCAGGATTATAAGAAGCACGTTCTGCGGTTTGCTAAAAACCTCAGACACCTTCGTATCGTGGTTGATGCCGGAAATGGTATGGCGGGCAAGATAATTCCCTTGGTTTGCGAAGGACTTCCTATCGAGATTATTCCCCTTTATTTTGACCTTGATGGAAATTTTCCTAATCACGATCCCAATCCCCTGAAGCCTGAAAACCTTCTTGATTTACAAAATAAGGTGCGTGAGACAAGGGCGAGTCTCGGTGTCTCATTTGACGGAGACGCAGACAGGTGTGTATTTGTAGATGAGATGGGACGGGCAATCGGATGTGATATTATTACAGCCCTGATCGCAAAGCAAATGTTAGAGAAAGAAAAAGGATCAGCAATTTTATATGACCTCCGTTCGAGTTGGATTGTACCGGAAGAAATAAAGGCTGCGGGTGGCGTGCCGTATCGTGAGCGTGTTGGCCATGCCTACATGAGAGCTACACTGAGAGAGAAAAAGGCTATTTTTGGAGGAGAACTCTCGGGACATTACTATTTTAAAGATAATTACTATTCAGATTCCGGGATGATTGCTTTCTTTATGGTGCTGGAGATCTTGAGCGCCAAGCGTGTTCCCTTCTCAAATATTATTGCGCCACTGAAGCGGTATTATTCTACAGGAGAAATTAATTTCGAGGTAGACGATAAAGATGCAAAAATTAAAGAAATCGAGAAAGAATTTTCAAATGGAAAGATAGATTATCTGGATGGTATCACCGTGCAATACGATACCTGGTGGTTCAATGTCAGAAAATCTAATACCGAACCATTCCTCCGCCTTAACGTGGAAGGAAAGACAAAAGAGATTATGGAGAAGGGGAAAAGGTTATTAATGAACATTATTGGGGGTAAATAA
- a CDS encoding secondary thiamine-phosphate synthase enzyme YjbQ, which yields MKFLTEYMTFHTRKRREFINITQEVSRVLLKSGVQEGMILVSAMHITSGVFINDAELGLHRDIEEWLLKIIPEGHDYYHHRTGEVNGDAHLRNILVGHQVIVPVTKGKLDLGPWQQVFYAEFDGLRDKRLIIKVMGE from the coding sequence ATGAAATTTCTGACCGAATACATGACCTTTCATACCAGGAAACGCCGTGAATTTATAAACATCACACAAGAGGTATCCAGGGTACTTCTGAAGAGCGGCGTTCAGGAGGGTATGATTTTAGTCTCTGCCATGCATATAACATCAGGAGTTTTTATTAACGATGCTGAACTTGGTCTTCATCGGGATATTGAAGAATGGCTCTTAAAGATCATTCCAGAAGGTCATGACTATTACCATCACAGGACAGGAGAGGTAAACGGAGATGCGCATCTCAGAAATATCCTTGTCGGCCACCAGGTAATCGTGCCGGTAACTAAAGGAAAACTGGACCTCGGTCCATGGCAGCAGGTATTTTATGCCGAATTTGATGGTTTGCGCGACAAACGACTCATTATTAAAGTCATGGGTGAATAA